Part of the Candidatus Binatia bacterium genome, TCCGCCGCTTTCGCAATCGAAGCCGCGACAGCCATCACAGCACCGAGATCCGCGGCACCCGAATGGTCCATCGGAGTGCCCACCGCGATAATGCAGACTTCCGCCTCCTTTACCGCGGCGACCAAATCTGTGGTGAAGGTGAGCCGCCCTTCAGTGCTGTTGCGCTTCACCAGCTCTTCGAGACCAGGCTCGTAGATCGGGATTTCGCCGTTATTCAGGCGTTGCACCTTCTCTTCCAGAACATCGACACAGGCAACATCGTTGCCACTCTCCGCAAAACAGGTCCCGGCAACGAGACCGACATAACCGGTTCCAACAACACAGAGCTTCATGAATATTTACCTCGGAAAAGATCCCCGGGAGCCGGCCGCAAGATTGCGGCCTCCACCGACAGATCGGAACTAATATGCGTTTCGATTTACGAAACCTCGAATGACAGTGAGCATCAGGATACGCAGATCCAGAGTCATGGACCAGTTCTGAATATACTCAAGGTCGTATTGAATGCGGCGCTCGATGGAAGTATCACCTCGCCACCCGTGAACCTGCGCCCAACCAGTCATGCCGGCCTGCACCATATGACGAAGCATATAGCGAGGCACATGCTGTCTAAATTCTCGAATAAAAACAGGACGTTCGGGCCTTGGGCCGACTAGACTCATCTCACCGCAAAGCACATTCCAGAACTGCGGAAGCTCGTCGATCGACAATCGGCGCATTCCACGGCCCAAAAGAGTGGATCGCGGGTCGTTGGGTTTCGCCCAGACCGGCCCGGTCTCGGCTTCGGCATTCAGTTTCATGGTGCGAAACTTCCAGACTCGAAACAATCTTCCGTCCAGACCCATCCGCTCCTGAGCGAAGAAAATCGGCCCCGATGAGGTCAGCTTGATCAAAATCGCAAGGAGTACCATGAACGGAAAGAGGACCAGCAGAGCCAAAAAACTCGCCGCGATATCCATCCCGCGCTTGAGGACGCGATTCCATCCGACGAGGCGAATGGCGCGTAATCCGATGATCGGCAACCCGTCGAGTTCGTCAATTCCACTTTTCAAGCTGACGAACCGCTCGATATCCGGGATGACCTTTACATCCACCGCCGTCTCCTCCAGAGGATGCACTAACCCCTCGAGCTGCGGCATGGCTTCAAACGGGAGGGCGAAGATCACTTGATCCACCCCACCCTCATCAACAATATCGAGTACGTCATTCCAAGTTGCCAAAATTGGTGTGGTACCGACAAAGGCACCAACCTTTGACCTATCTTCGGTCAGAAAGCCCCGAACCTTGAGTCCAAACTCCGGGTGCGCCAGCAGTCGCGCGTTCACGGAGCGCGCGAGTTCTCCGTCCCCGACGATCAGGACATGCCGAAGATTACGACCCTGACGACGCGCCTCGCGCAGAACGCCGCGCAGGAAGGAACGAGCCAGAATTACGGCTCCCGTTGCGAAGAGCCAGAAAAGAACCAGAGTCATTCGCGACAAAGAGTAGGCTTTTTCAAACCCCAAAAAGCTGACTGCCGTAAATACCAGCATCGCCAGAGAGCTGGCCCGCAAAACCAGCCGCCTCTCATGTGACCGACGCGAACTCCGCATCGGCGCGTACAAACCGGCACTGCGGAAAGCCAAGCCCCAGGTCACAAAGATCACGGGAAGAAGGACGAGATAGTTGGCAAGCGGTGGCACGCCCTTGGTGACCGGCACGATCTGCAACTCGAATCGGATCATATAGGACGCAAGCCACGCCAGCCCGAGCGCAAGACAATCGGCCAGCACAAAGAGTCCTACGAAAATCTGGTGGCGTTCCTTCAGCATGAATCGTCGCTTATCTCCTGAGCGAATACATGCCGATAAGACGCTGCAGTCAACCGCACAGCGCTCTGCCACGAAAATCGACGCGCTCGAGATCTCGCGCGCTCCGCCAAATTGGCTCTTTCGCCCTCGTCCATTTCAAAGGCAACTCGGTACACAGCTTCTGCCAGAGCTGTTGCTGAATCCGGATCGATCAGAATCGCAGCATCCCCGGCAACCTCCGGAATTCCGCCGGTGCGTGTCGCCACCAGTGGTACACCACAGGCCATGGCCTCGATCGCGGACAGCCCGAACCCTTCATAGCGAGAGGCCACCACCGCCAGGCGCGCCCGCTGGTAGAGCATCCGCATCTCGCGCTCCGAGACATTACCAAGGAGCTTGACTCGCTCTGGTCCCAAGCCGGCGGCCGCGACCATTTCTCGCACACGAGGATGGTCCGATCCCTCCCCGAGCATCACCATCTGCAGCCCTCGGATCCGTCGCATCGCCGACAGAAGTTGATCGACACCCTTTGCCGCCGAGCCGTTGGTAATATTGAGTCCGTAAGGAACCTGGAGGCCCAATCTCCCGATCAGGACATCGATCTCGGAACGATCCGCCGACCCCGGAGCAGCAAAGGCATCTGCGACCCCGTTGGGGACAACTCGAATGGACTCGACAGGCCGGTGCAGACGCGT contains:
- a CDS encoding glycosyltransferase family 1 protein, translating into MRSSRPRRIGIDARRMPSAGLGRYLREHLARLPSEAPDFSFVAFAHPRDQSALLSLSRNLEIREVRGAPSTPWGQAFLWQSVRAAGLDLFHAPNLQLPFGLPCRTAVTVHDVLPVRFPASDFEGWLFQKKIESIGKRADLIVTVSEAVAQELATRLHRPVESIRVVPNGVADAFAAPGSADRSEIDVLIGRLGLQVPYGLNITNGSAAKGVDQLLSAMRRIRGLQMVMLGEGSDHPRVREMVAAAGLGPERVKLLGNVSEREMRMLYQRARLAVVASRYEGFGLSAIEAMACGVPLVATRTGGIPEVAGDAAILIDPDSATALAEAVYRVAFEMDEGERANLAERARSRARRFSWQSAVRLTAASYRHVFAQEISDDSC
- a CDS encoding undecaprenyl-phosphate glucose phosphotransferase — translated: MLKERHQIFVGLFVLADCLALGLAWLASYMIRFELQIVPVTKGVPPLANYLVLLPVIFVTWGLAFRSAGLYAPMRSSRRSHERRLVLRASSLAMLVFTAVSFLGFEKAYSLSRMTLVLFWLFATGAVILARSFLRGVLREARRQGRNLRHVLIVGDGELARSVNARLLAHPEFGLKVRGFLTEDRSKVGAFVGTTPILATWNDVLDIVDEGGVDQVIFALPFEAMPQLEGLVHPLEETAVDVKVIPDIERFVSLKSGIDELDGLPIIGLRAIRLVGWNRVLKRGMDIAASFLALLVLFPFMVLLAILIKLTSSGPIFFAQERMGLDGRLFRVWKFRTMKLNAEAETGPVWAKPNDPRSTLLGRGMRRLSIDELPQFWNVLCGEMSLVGPRPERPVFIREFRQHVPRYMLRHMVQAGMTGWAQVHGWRGDTSIERRIQYDLEYIQNWSMTLDLRILMLTVIRGFVNRNAY